A window of Melopsittacus undulatus isolate bMelUnd1 chromosome 2, bMelUnd1.mat.Z, whole genome shotgun sequence contains these coding sequences:
- the TNFRSF1A gene encoding tumor necrosis factor receptor superfamily member 1A, whose translation MRGPALPRSSLGTVILTFVCMLTKESVEISPVPYTLQVHQIPWDGRDPSSSLNEKRQIQCQLGQYLHPRETHCCMRCHAGTYKAKDCGRPDQAPICLPCPNGTFTAVDNTMSKCFQCTRCRTEFQQIVETPCTPKQDTVCGCRKNQYQIGLDDLFQCRDCSSCVNGTITDCTKNKDAVCRCKPGFFLTLRNVCKPCTSCIGEECLQCHSPVTASPTSAELNGNLVLGIIVAIFGVIFILYIVKKIVKLIQKKRITSSSSCATLPQTTKEPVSEVEVKRGEISILLSESRKETELLVNATPPPAPLPQSSHEFPDCVRPARKRQLPDSPSILYTVVDHVPPSRWKEFVRRLGLSDHDLERIEMEHRCFRDAQYEMLRQWKLQKSHAATVEHISCVLNQMELSGCSEAIQEALLNQSSQPCSFHFHH comes from the exons GTTATCCTAACATTTGTCTGCATGTTGACGAAGGAATCTGTAGAAATTTCTCCAGTACCATATACACTGCAAGTCCATCAGATACCTTGGGATGGAAGAGACCCTTCTAGCTCCTTGAATGAAAAAAGGCAGATACAGTGTCAACTGGGACAGTATCTACATCCCAGAGAGACCCACTGCTGCATGAGGTGCCATGCAG GTACCTACAAGGCAAAAGACTGTGGTCGGCCTGACCAGGCACCCATCTGTCTTCCGTGTCCTAATGGCACATTCACAGCTGTGGATAACACCATGTCTAAATGCTTCCAGTGCACACGTTGCCGTACAG aaTTCCAGCAGATAGTAGAGACTCCCTGCACCCCAAAGCAAGATACCGTATGTGGCTGTCGGAAGAACCAGTACCAGATTGGTCTGGACGATCTCTTCCAGTGTAGGGACTGCAGTTCATGTGTCAATGGGACTATTACCGACT GTACAAAGAACAAAGATGCAGTTTGCAGGTGCAAGCCTGGATTCTTCCTGACACTTAGAAATGTTTGCAAGCCTTGCACCAG CTGCATTGGTGAAGAATGCTTGCAGTGTCATAGCCCAGTGACTGCTTCACCAACTTCAGCGGAGCTGA ATGGGAACCTTGTCCTTGGCATCATCGTTGCAATATTTGGAGTTATTTTCATCCTCtacattgtaaaaaaaatagtgaagcTCATCCAGAAAAAGAGGATaacatcttcctcctcctgtg ccACTTTGCCGCAGACAACCAAGGAGCCAGTATCCGAG GTTGAGGTAAAAAGAGGTGAAATTTCCATCCTTCTTTCTGAGTCCcggaaagaaacagaattgtTGGTGAATGCAACACCACCACCTGCACCTCTGCCACAAAGCTCACATGAGTTCCCGGACTGTGTCAGACCTGCCAGGAAGAGGCAGCTTCCAGACA GCCCTTCTATTCTCTACACTGTGGTGGATCATGTACCGCCATCCCGGTGGAAAGAATTTGTGAGGCGTCTGGGCCTGAGTGACCATGATCTAGAGAGAATTGAGATGGAGCATCGGTGTTTCCGAGATGCCCAGTATGAAATGCTAAGACAGTGGAAACTGCAGAAGAGCCATGCTGCAACTGTGGAGCACATCAGCTGTGTTCTCAACCAGATGGAGCTGAGTGGCTGCAGTGAAGCCATTCAGGAGGCTTTGCTAAACCAGAGTTCTCAACCTTGCAGCTTCCACTTCCATCATTAG